Within the Streptomyces sp. R41 genome, the region GCGGTGCGCCGCACCCTGGACAACTGGGCCCTCGACCACCTCGCCGACACGGCCGAGCTCCTCGTCAGTGAATTGGTCGGCAATGCGCTGCTTCACGCCTGCGGTCCCGTCAGCCTCACCGTCGTACGCCGCCAGGTCATCTGCTGCCAGGTCCGCGACGGCAGCCGGGAGCTGCCGTACTTGCGCTCCGCCCAGGCCGACGACGAATTCGGGCGTGGCCTGCACCTGGTCGACCTGATGGCGAGCAGTTGGGGCGCCGAACCGACCGCCCGGGGCAAGGAAGTGTGGTTCGAACTTCCCGAGGCCCCAGATCTCCTTGCTGGAACGGGACGCTGAGCGCAGCGATCCGGCGTGGATGACGTCACGGCGGTCGTACTTCTCCGGCCGCCCGCCCGTCGGCTCAGTGCAGATCCGGACCGGGTCCCGCCGGATTTCGCCTGGCGCCCACGAGCCAGTGATGACGCCTGGGCCGCCATCTGCGACGGCGTCAAATCCAACGGCGGCACCGGCCGTGGCCGATCTGTTCGGCATGCACGCGAACACGCTCAGGGAATTCGCCCGACCTGTCGGCACGGAAGGTAGCCGGATCGATCTGACTATCTGTCAGAATCAGATTCCTTAAGCGCCCCCTTGACCCGTACTCCATGCGGTGAGGGGAGAGCTGGCAGAGGCCCTCGGAGGGTAGCCCGAGGGCCTCTTGCATACCTGCGGTTGCCTGGCCCCGACTATCGCCGTACGGGGATAGTCGCGCTTCTGCACGACTCCCTGCTGGACCGACGCCGCGATGTGGGGCACCGGCTGGTGATCGCGAAGTTGGCGGCCGGTCGGCGTGATCTTGTCCCCATCTACGCCGGGTGGGGATGGAGCGTAGGAAATCCCGGCGCGGGGGTAGCGGTCGAGATCGGCCACGAGCCCATAGTCCTCGCAGAGGACGCAGCCACACGCGTGGCTTGGACCGCCCTCGCGCCTCAGGTGCGACAGAAACCCTCGAAGACCTTCACTGATCCCCGGCTTTGCGCGGCCATCGTCGATCGGCTGACCTTCAACGGCGCGATCATCCAGACCGGCACGGAGTCCTACCGGCTCGCCCACACCAAGGCCCAGGCCCGTCAGGGCTGACGCCGCGGGCTGATCGTTCACGCGAGCGTGTCCGCCATGGGGTGGAAGGCTGAGCAGGACGTTCCCGGGCGGGGCATTGGGAATCGCGATGCCCCCAGGTCGGCGGTGGACCTTCCTGACCAGCCACACGCTTGGATACGACTCGTCGCCGCACGCTGTCCAGGAGCGCGGGTCCTCTGCTTGACCGCTGCGGTCGGCGGCTCCTGCCTGAGCTTGTCCTACCTTCCAAGCGTGGGTCTGAGCTGGTCATTCGTAAGATCGGCGGACCCGGGGGTCACTTTCCGTGGACGTCATTTCGACGTGAGTTCGGGAGTCACCCGTGACGCTTCTGCATGATCAATGTTGATGAGAATCGATGTCGCCGCGGGCTGATCCGAGTGATCCCGGCGGTCCGCCCTCGTTCGGCCGACAGCGCGGGCAGCGCCTCGCTCGTTGTGCGGGTGTGGACGATGAACGGAGGGGTGTGGACCAGTGGCCGTACGGGGCGGGGCAGCAGCGCTGCGCGCTGAGGTCCCGCATCGAGGCCGCCCTCGCCCGGCGCCTGGGGGTGACGCTCAAGCCGTCGGCGTGGCCCTCTCCGGCGAGCTCCGGGGCCAGGCGGCGCGATGGCTGGTGCCGGCTCGTAGGCTGCGGCCATGACCGAGATCCAGACCCCGACGCCCCGCGACGCCTTCGAGCTGCTGCTGGCCGGTAACCGGCGCTTCGTCGCCGGCGCCCCTGAGCACCCCAACCAGGACGCCACCCGCCGCGCCGAGATCGCACCGGCCCAGCAGCCCTTCGCCGTGCTGTTCGGATGTTCCGACTCCCGGCTGGCCGCCGAGATCATCTTCGACCGCGGCCTGGGCGACCTGTTCGTGGTGCGCACCGCAGGCCACGTGATAGGCGCGGAAGTGCTGGGCAGCATCGAGTACGGCGTGGACGTACTGGGCTGCCCGCTGGTCGTGGTGCTCGGTCACGATTCGTGCGGCGCGGTCGGCGCGGCATGCGCCGCGCTGGAGGACGGCATGGCGCCGGCCGGGTACATCCGGGACGTCGTGGAGCGGGTGACCCCCAGCGTGCTGGCGGCGCGGGCCGCCGGACGGGTCGAGCCGGAGGAGATCCTCGCCGAGCACATAAGGCACACCGTCGACCTGCTGCTGAACCGCTCCCGGGCGCTCGCCGAGAAGGTCGCTGCCGGGCAGGCCGCCGTGGTGGGTCTGTGCTACCGCCTGGCCGACGGCAGTGCGCAGCTCGTTGCGTCCCGCGGCCTCGATGCGGCGGTGCCCACCGCGTCCTGACCGCCCCGGCCGTGGCTGCTCAGCGTGCGTTTGCCGCGGTCGGAGGACACCCGTATACGTGAATGAGGAACCCCTCGCGTTCACCGCTTGATCATCCGTGGAAGGGCCCCCGATGGCTCACGGAGCCGACCCCGCGCCCAGCACCGTACCCCGCGCCGACCTGGCGTGGGCCGCGGGCTGCGAGGTGTGCCGGGGATGGGGAACGGTCGTCACCGACGACTGGCGGCACGAGCTGTGCCCGGCCTGCCAGACCAGTGGGCGCTCAGCCGAATCCGTCACCAATCAACCCGGCACCGGCGTCCGGGAGCAGTGAGGGCACAGCGTCGGTGCTGGTCACGCGGTAAGCCGGGGCCCTGCGGCGCGGCGGAGCCGGTTGGCGATCCCCAGCCCCTCCTCCACCGGCAAGGACGCGACGATGAGGTCGCACCTCTGCTGATCGAGCTCGCGCAGAAACCCGTACAGGCCGCGCGCATAGGCGGCTGGCGAACCGGGCACCGTCACCACGGCGTGCGCCTTCACCGGAGCGTCGGCGAGGGAAGGGGGAAGAAGGACGCCCACCTGATGCCCCAGCTCCTGCGCACGCTCTGCTTCGGCGATGACCTTCTCGGGCTCGACGAGGACGACCCGCGCACGCGGCGCGTAGTGGGACGGGTGCTGCCCCGGCACCCGGACGGGGCTCGTCGAATGGACCGTGAGCGGGCATCCCAGAACCGCTTCGAGGTCCTCGCGCGTCACCCCGCCGGGCCGCAGGATGCTCGGGATCTCGCCCGTGGCGTCGACGATCGTGGACTCGACGCCGACCTGGCAGGGGCCGCCGTCCAGCACGAAGTCGACGCCATCACCGAGCTCCGCACGGACGTGGTGTGCTGTTGTGGGGCTGACCTGGCCGAAGCGGTTGGCGGACGGGGCCGTGACGCCGCCGCCGAAGGCCGCCAGAAGTGCGAGTGCGACGGGGTGGTCGGGCACGCGCACGGCCACCGTCTGAAGGCCGCCTGTCGCCTCAAGGGGCACCCGGTGACCGCGCCGCAACACTAGCGTGAGGGGCCCCGGCCAGAAGTGTTCGGCCAGCAGGCGCGCCGTTGCCGGCACGTCCTCGACCCAGTCGTCCAACAGCTCCGCGCCGCCAAGGTGGACGATCAGCGGGTGGGAGGGCGGACGCCCCTTGACCTGGAAGATGCGCGAGACAGCGGCGGGATCCTCGGCGTTCGCGCCCAGACCGTAGACGGTCTCGGTCGGGAAGGCCACCAGCCCTCCGGCGCGCAGCACAACGGCCGCCTTCTCGATGTCACTGGTTTGTGCCGTCACCCTCGCAATCCTAGGGCGACGATCATGATCAATCTCAGCGCCAACCACGGTTCCAGTCCGGGGCCGTGATCGCTGACGCGAGCGTGTCCCGCTGGTCGCCGGCCGCCCCGGATCTCGGATACGGTCCAGGCGTGGACAGGTGGGACGCCGAGGTCGTACGGGCGCGGATACATGAGAAGGCTGCGCGGGATCCGAGGCTTGCGGTCCATGGGGCCGCAGACCACCGGTACGAGCTCGGTCAGCGGCGTACGGAGGCTGAGGTGCGAGCCTTCGAGGAGGCCCACGGGATCCGGCTACCCGAGTCGTACCGCTCCTTCCTCACGGAGATCGGCGACGGCGGAGCCGGGCCAGCCCACGGGCTCCTGCCGCTGCTCGACCCGGTACCCGAGGAGCACGGGGACGAGTGGGCGTCGGTCGACGAGCGACGAAGAGACCGGATACCCGGCTTCCTGGCCGCGCCGTTCCGGTTCACCAGGCACGTGCCGATCGGCCGCGTCCTCGACAGCGACTCCTCCCTCGCCGGCACGCTTACCCTCTGCGAGATAGGGTGCGCGACCTTCTACCGACTCGTCGTGAATGGCCCCTGTACAGGGCAGGTCTGGTCCCATGACCCGGACTGGGGCGGCTTCCGGCCGGGTCCCGACTTCCGTGACTGGTACACCGCATGGCTGGACCAGCCGTGACCCGCTTCGCGCACACCTCGAGACTCCCCCGACCACCCCACCCCACCCCACCACCGGGGCCCCTGAGATGCTCCGCTGTTCGTGGCGTTAGCATCGCCAGGTGGGAATTTCTGGGTGCCCGTGCATCCTGTGTACACAGTCCTCGCGGGAAGCATCATGGGACCAGCGTGACCGGACGATAGCCGCCAGCACCCGGGACCACGGCTGGCACGTTATGGGAGTGCACGCAGACGACGACACCCCGGCAGGCTGGGCCTACTCCATCGGTCTGTGGCACACGCTGCGCAGCCCCGAGATATGCGTCTTCGGGCTGGCCGTCGACACCATGATGCCCCTCATCAACGCTGCGGGCGACGCCGTAGTCAACGGTCCTCCCCTCATGCCCGACCAGCGCCGGAACGACATCTTTGACCACGTCCCCGCCGTCATCCGGCCCGTGCATGAGAGCTGGTGCACCGACTTCTTCGGCGCGGGGCTGGACTTCTACCAGGTCTCGCCCCTGCCCGTGGCCCAGCTCTTCTGGCCCGACAGAGAAGGCTGCTTCCCCTGGGAGGACGGGGCTGCCGACTACTGCCGGGACAACCAGCCTCTGCTGTGGATCCCCAAGCCGGACACCCCCGGTCCGTGGGGAGCGAGCTGAGTCCTGAATGATGGTCCAACAGCCGCGATGACTGCCCCGGTCAGTGAGGGCCGTGGCAGAGACTGCCGATCAGTCGCCGACGAACCATACGTACCTATGGCGCCCTTCTTCCGCTGTCCGGCACATGGCCCGCACCCTGATCGACCCAGGGACCGCTACGCTCCGCGGGCAGTCGATCCAGCTCCTCCAGCAGCATGGGTCTCTGCCAGCTGTTGAAGACTGTGTCCGCGTATGGGCACAGCCCCGCGAGCACGGGGAACTGTGCTGGGTCGATGTCCACAAGCGCCTCGTCCCAGGACACACCGCGAGCATCTCGTACGCACGGGCCGACAGCGGCCCTTTCGACTGGGCCGCGGCATACAGCAGCGCGCGACTCTCCCGCGCCGACTCCTCGACGAAAGCCTCGGCGTCCGGGTCGGCCAGCAGCTGATGGAAACGAGTGAGGAGCTGCGGTTCCGGGAGGCTCTGGCCCGACAGGTAACGCGAAAGCCGGGTGGGATCCACACCAAGCACCTCGGCCAGGTCTGCGGAGGTCATCCCCGCCCGCTCGCGCAGGCCACGAAGGTGCTCAGCGAAGGCTCTCTCCTTCTTCCCGAGTTCATCACTGAGTGGTGCCAGCGCAGGCGGCCGTGGCACGACAGCTCGTTCCGGCGACTGCTCAGTCACTGATCCTTCTCCCCCGGATTGTCTGCCCGCAAGATGCCTGGAGCACCGCAAGATGGTCTTGCTCTCTGCCGCAACAGGTGTGCGGCGCGGTGGGGTTGACCCTAGCCGGACCGCCCGGCTGGAAGGAGATCCCCATGCCCACCACCCCCTCACCGCAGCAGCCCCGGCCGTTCCCCGAGCTCCGAGTCGGTGGTCTGCGCCTTGCGATCAACCGCCTCCCGCACCGACTGCCGGCACTGCTCAGTCGCACTGCCGGTCCGTGCCGGACAGGTGAATCCGACGGACGCGGACAGCGGTACCGGCGCCGGGCAAAGGCGCTGCTCTGGCGCGCAGCGCTCGGCGCGGCGTACGCCATCGGCACGGGCGCGGTCACGATCGCGGTTCGCTGGGTCGTTGCCTCGCTCTGACAGAGCGTCGGCCGGCGTGGGGGGACCAGCCCGCGCCGGCCGACGCTCGCGCTACAGGACGAAGCTTCAGACGCGTCTTTAGTCGGAGCACAGGATCAGATGAAGGCCGTGTTCACGTCCCCGGAATCCCCGCACGGGCGGTCATGTTCGGGGCATCGTTCGAGGCCAGACCACAAGAACAAGCTGAGCTCACACCTCATTCATGACACTCCCGAAGCCCTTTCTTGACCCATTTACCCTATTCGCCCTTTTGAAGTGCTTTTGCGTCTGTTAAGTGTTCGCAGCGAAACAGTTCGTCAGCTGACAAAAGGAAGCGAGGGGCCCTCGAGTGGTGTGGCGAGAATGGGTTAAGAAAGGGCCGCAGAGATTGGCCACCGTCTCCGCGCTGGTGGCCGCGACGCTGGTCGGACTTCCGTCCGCAGCGCCGTCCGCGGCCGTGCCCGTGCAGGAGGCTGCTGCGATGGGTGCGTATGTGGTTGTGCTTCATGACTCGGCGCGGGGACAGCTCGACGCGATCGTGAAAGAACACCGCGCGCGCTATGGGGAGGTGACGGGGTTCGTTTACCGGCATGCCCTGGTCGGCTATTCGGCCCGGATCCCGAACTCCCAGGTGTCGCGCCTGCAGAACGACCCCAGAGTGGAGATGGTGGCGCCTGACAGGCCTGTCCACGCCACCCAGCAGAGACTGTCGATCGGCGTGGACCGCGTGGACGGCGACGTGAGCAGCACGCGGTCCGGGAACGGGTCCGGGTCGGTGGATGCCGGTGTGGCGATCCTTGACAGTGGGATTGACCTCGACCACCCCGATCTGAACGTGGCCGGCGGGGTCAACTGCGTGAATCGCGGCAAGCCCCCTCAGGACGACCAAGGACATGGCACCGGCGTCGCCGGCATCGTCGGAGCCAAAGACAACGACGCGGATACGGTGGGCGTCGCGCCCGGCGCCCGGCTCTATGCGGTCAAGGTGCTCAACACCCGCCTGGCCGGGAATGACTCCAGGATTGTGTGCGGGCTCGACTGGGTGGCCCAGCACGCCCAGGGCAGCAACATCAACGTGGTGAACATGAGCCTCGCGGGAATCAGTCCCGACGACGGAAACTGCGGGCGCACCAAGCGCGATGTGCTGCACCTGGCGGTCTGCAAGGTCAACGAGGCCGGGGTAACGGTCGTGGTCGCGGCCGGCAACGACAGCACCGACTTCGCCAACACCTCCCCGGCCAACTACAACGAAGTCCTCACCGTCACCGCCATGCAGGATGCCGACGGCCAGCCCGGCGGCCTCGGCACGATCGCGCCCGGATGCCAGACAACGGTTCCGTACGACGACGCGGCGACAGACTTCTCCAACTTCACCACCATCGGCTCCGCCGATGCCGCCCACACCATCGCCGCCCCGGGCCTGTGCCTGCGGACCACCGCCCTCATCGACGGCCCCGGCGGGGGCAACGTGATCTGGTTCGGCGGAACCTCGTTCTCCTCGCCCCACGTGGCCGGCACCGCCGCCCTCTGCATCACCACGAGCTGCGCCGGAATGACCCCCGCCCAGGTCATCGCCAAGCTCCGTGCCGACGCCGCAGCCCAACCCGCCAGCTACGGCTTCACCGGCGACCCCCACACTCCAATCGACAACCGCTACTACGGCTACCTCGACTACGCAGGAAAGTACTGACCTGGGCAACCGCCCGGCTGGGTCACCCAGTGGCTCCAGGTATCGGTGTCCACGGCACTGTGCTCTCGCAGGCGCAGGTGGTGCAGTGCCGTCGACTTGCCTGTGCCGGACATCCCCGTGATCAATGGCGGGCACCTCCGTGTAGGTCCCGGACACGCCCTTCCAAAGGCTGCCCCAGCGCCCCTGATTGCGACCGGCCGTGGTTCTCGCCCAATGCCCGCCTCGGTCGCCCGGCGGGCTTCCCGCCGAACATTGCGATGCAGCAGACTCACCTCTGGCGGCCTTGGTCCTGACAATGTGAACGCGCGCTCTGGACAGCACCCAGGATCACGCCACGGCCGCCACCACGTCCCCTGAATCCCCAGGTGAGTGATCAAGTTCGAGACGCCGTTCGAGGACCGGAAGAAAAAGATCAACGGCGTGCGATCGCGTCCCGCGGTGGTCACCCGACCGCGTCGTCCTGTCGGCGTAGTTCGCCGCCCGCCAGAACGACACCGGCGGCCGAGGCAGACATCAGGCCCGCGATGGCGAGCATCATGCGCTGCTGGCTTTCGATGACGGCCTCGTACTGGCTCCGCGAAAGCTCCACCTTGACTCGGGGCGAGGTGGATTGGTCGTAGGAGAAGTACCGGCCGCCCTCGGCCGTGGGCGACTCCAAGGCCCCTTCCCCGCCCGCCGCGTTGATGATGATCATCGCGACGCCCAAGGCGATCAGCAGCCCGGGCACCGCCTTCACCCGGCCGGGCAGACGCAGGAAAACGGACCACCTCGACCGCGCGTTCGATCCGGTCCCGGCCATGGGCACGACGGCGGTCCCCAGGACCAGAAAAGCCAGCAGGATCACTGGCACCGCCCACCCTGTGCCGTCGACCGGCGACGGCCCCGGTAGCCAGGTGAGCGCGACAAACGACAGCACGACGGCGCTCAGCCCCGCCGCGAACCCGCTGTGCAGCGTGAAAGTCCTTCTCATGACCCGGAGCCTCGCACTTGCACCGCTCCGGGTCATTGCCCTATCCCGCAAAAAACAGCGCGGTAAGCAACGTTCCTCGCCGGACTGTTGGCAGCGCATAGCTACGCTGCCCGGTGCTGATCCTCAGGCCACCGCGCGGCCGGGGCCGCCCCTGGGCGTGCCGGCGGGGCCGATGCCCGGTGGGACGGATCGCTGCCGGCCAGGCGGGTGTGGGTGAAGTGCAGCAGTCGCTGCAGGTGGCCGAGGATGCGGCGCACGCGCAGCCGGTGGCCGCGGCGGCGGGCCAGGTTCCCCGGCGGCGACCAGAGTGCCAATCCCGGCGCAGTCGCAGAAGTCGACGCCGGCCAGGTCGATCACCGTCTCTTCGTACACGGTCACCGCAGCGGCCAGTGCCTGGCGCAGATCCGCGGCGGTGTCGATGTCCAGTTCCCCGGAAACGGTGATCACGGCCCATCGCAGACTCGGCCCGGCACTCACCGCGATGTCCATGTCCCAGCCACCTTCCCCGCAGCACGGATGGGCCCGGCCCAGCACAGGGTCGACGTGTCACCGGGGCCGGACCGCTCTGTGCCGCACGACCGCTCATCACATATGCGGCAGATATCAACCAAAACCGGGCAAGGCGTCCCTGTCCAGGGACGGAAATTCCCTGGACAGGGACAGCAGAGCCGCTGGTGGGCGCTGCCGCCGTCAGGGGCGCCGGTGGTAGGCAGTGAGGGCCCCTGGCCGGAGGCCCCGTTGCGGAGCCACGACGAAGGTAACTCGGGGGGGCAGGCCGGCTCCCCGCCGCCCGCCGCGCGGAACTCGATGCCCTCGGCATGCGCTGGTGAGGCCTGCTGCTGTCCCGGCGCAGGCCGGTACGTCGCCCAGATGCTTTGGATTCAACGGTGAGCCAGCGCGGTGCGGGCCGCGGGCATCGGATGGACTCATAACGTGATCCGCAAGGCTCCCCCAGCCTGTCGTCGGGGGCTCTGGAGATTCCCTGCCTCCCTCTCCAGGGCCCCGACGCGTCTGCAGCGCAGTTCTTCTGCCATGCCGGCCGCCTTGCTTGTACGGACAGCTGCCGGGGCTGTCACACACTTTGGTCCGGCCTGATGATCTGCGTCTCTCGTCGTACTCAGGAGAGCTCAGGGGGGATCGAGGCGCGGCCGCCCGCCCCGGACTGGCTGATCGAGCAAGGCGGCGTTTGAGTCCGACTGGCCACCATGGCGCCCCTGGCGCAGGGCGGCTCAGGATCCGGCTGGCTCCGGTACGGCGAGACAACTGCAGGGATGCAAGAGACCCTCGGGCTACCCTCCGAGGGCCTCTGCCAGCTCTCCCCTCACCACATGGAGTACGGGTCATGGGGGGCGCTTATGGAGTTGCACAGATTCTGACAGGTAGTCATATCAACCCACTACCTGCCGCGCCGAAAGGTCGGGCGAATTCCCGGGCTGTACTGGTAGCTGGTGGCGCTCAGGGCAAGACGGGGACGCCCGTGATCACCAGCCATCCCGGCGCAGCCACCCATCCATGGACGTACCGCCGTCCGGCATCGCCGTTACCGAAACGCCGTCACGGAACGGTGAGAAGCCGTGGACAAACCCATCAGGCTACGGCTGTCTCTGAACCGGGTGCTTCGGTCGGGTGTGTGAACGCGCGATCCCCGGCACAGTGTGGTGATGCTGAGGCGTGAGCATCAGAAGCGAGCATCCGGCGAATGCGGATCAGATCTATCGCGCCCTGGTCCTGCTGGGGGCCGATCCCCTACTGGATCCGGAACTGTGGCCGGAGAGCCCGCAGGAGGAGAACCGTCTGCGGCCGCTCCGTCTGCGGCTGCTTGGTGCTCTGCTCGCCAAGGTGGAGCTGGAGATCACCGCTGCGACCAGTCGGAATACGGAGGAAGAGCCGGATGACGTCGCCGACACGCTGATGGGGTGGATGGGGCAGACCGAGCCCGCCGCGCTCGGGATGAACGTGCTGATCAACCGGTTGCAGCGCACTGCGGTGCAACTCATGGGCCCGGAGGAAGTGGGAGACCCCCCGGCAGGCCGGGCGGCTTCCTCGGCGGCCGTGGTCGCGGCAGCCGGCATGCTCAGCGCTCACCTGGTGTTCCAACAGGGTGAGGTCGAGCGGACCCGGCGGGCCCTGGATCGGACCGGCGCGTCCGTCATCGCCGTCCTGGAGGGCATTCACGAACTGCGCGTCGCCATCGGTGACGTGGAGGAGTAGCAGGCACCGACCAGGGGGTCTCCAGGCCGGTGCCGGGCTGTGGTTGCCTCATCTCCCACTCAGCGCAGACTCGTCGACGCCAGACCAATCCCCCCGTCGCCGGTGGAGATGCGGCGTCGTGTCTGACGGCCGCAAAGGTCGTTGAAGAAGCCAGCGCGCACAGGCACCCCCGGCAGATGCGCGGCATATGAGGGCCCGAACCCCGCCCGGATTCGCGCCCTCACCCGCGTGGTCGCGCTGGCATGGGGACTGCTGCCGGCCCGGGGCACATTGGTTGGGCGGCGGCCGACGGGACCGGTTCCGATGCGGAGCGACCACGCCAGGCCCGGCCACATCGCGGCAGCTGCCGCTCCCCCGCAACCACGGCCAGCGGTGCGATCTCCTCACTCTGCCGCCGGGGCCGGCGGCGCCGAGAACGCCGGGCCCCTTCGTACGGATCGGCCGCAGCGAGATCACGCGGGCCTCCCTTCGTCGGCGGCCTGTCGGGCCAGCAGCTCCAGCAACTCGGCGTTCGACCCGAGACGTGACCTGGCGGGTGAGGCATTCCATGAGTTCGGGATCGGTGCCGCCGCTGACGGGCTCGGCGATCCGGACGGAGACCGGGCGACGCTGCTCGATCACCCGGGTCCGGTCGTCCGGCTCCTGCTGTTCGGCTTCGGCGAGGGCCCGTACAGCGAGGCGACCGAGGGTTCGGGTGCCCGCGTTCTTGCCGGTCCTGATGGTCAGCTTCTTCGCGATCTCGGGGACGGGGACGCCCTTGTCCTTCCAGCGCGCGGGCGAAGAGGAGGGCTTCCTCGCCGATGACCTTCGGCCGTCCGCCGTAGTTGCCCTTCGCGGCGGACGCCACCTGGCCCTCCAGGGGCTTCTCCGGTACTCATCCCGCCGAAACCGCC harbors:
- a CDS encoding ATP-binding protein is translated as MHHTHLTGPTGTAIPRPVPGPAPDLAPGQDLLAIAGPWPLPRTPEACSQARRAVRRTLDNWALDHLADTAELLVSELVGNALLHACGPVSLTVVRRQVICCQVRDGSRELPYLRSAQADDEFGRGLHLVDLMASSWGAEPTARGKEVWFELPEAPDLLAGTGR
- a CDS encoding carbonic anhydrase, whose amino-acid sequence is MTEIQTPTPRDAFELLLAGNRRFVAGAPEHPNQDATRRAEIAPAQQPFAVLFGCSDSRLAAEIIFDRGLGDLFVVRTAGHVIGAEVLGSIEYGVDVLGCPLVVVLGHDSCGAVGAACAALEDGMAPAGYIRDVVERVTPSVLAARAAGRVEPEEILAEHIRHTVDLLLNRSRALAEKVAAGQAAVVGLCYRLADGSAQLVASRGLDAAVPTAS
- a CDS encoding L-threonylcarbamoyladenylate synthase; its protein translation is MTAQTSDIEKAAVVLRAGGLVAFPTETVYGLGANAEDPAAVSRIFQVKGRPPSHPLIVHLGGAELLDDWVEDVPATARLLAEHFWPGPLTLVLRRGHRVPLEATGGLQTVAVRVPDHPVALALLAAFGGGVTAPSANRFGQVSPTTAHHVRAELGDGVDFVLDGGPCQVGVESTIVDATGEIPSILRPGGVTREDLEAVLGCPLTVHSTSPVRVPGQHPSHYAPRARVVLVEPEKVIAEAERAQELGHQVGVLLPPSLADAPVKAHAVVTVPGSPAAYARGLYGFLRELDQQRCDLIVASLPVEEGLGIANRLRRAAGPRLTA
- a CDS encoding SMI1/KNR4 family protein, with protein sequence MDRWDAEVVRARIHEKAARDPRLAVHGAADHRYELGQRRTEAEVRAFEEAHGIRLPESYRSFLTEIGDGGAGPAHGLLPLLDPVPEEHGDEWASVDERRRDRIPGFLAAPFRFTRHVPIGRVLDSDSSLAGTLTLCEIGCATFYRLVVNGPCTGQVWSHDPDWGGFRPGPDFRDWYTAWLDQP
- a CDS encoding DUF4262 domain-containing protein, giving the protein MGISGCPCILCTQSSREASWDQRDRTIAASTRDHGWHVMGVHADDDTPAGWAYSIGLWHTLRSPEICVFGLAVDTMMPLINAAGDAVVNGPPLMPDQRRNDIFDHVPAVIRPVHESWCTDFFGAGLDFYQVSPLPVAQLFWPDREGCFPWEDGAADYCRDNQPLLWIPKPDTPGPWGAS
- a CDS encoding helix-turn-helix domain-containing protein encodes the protein MRGWWAWGSPSSRAVRLGSTPPRRTPVAAESKTILRCSRHLAGRQSGGEGSVTEQSPERAVVPRPPALAPLSDELGKKERAFAEHLRGLRERAGMTSADLAEVLGVDPTRLSRYLSGQSLPEPQLLTRFHQLLADPDAEAFVEESARESRALLYAAAQSKGPLSARAYEMLAVCPGTRRLWTSTQHSSPCSRGCAHTRTQSSTAGRDPCCWRSWIDCPRSVAVPGSIRVRAMCRTAEEGRHRYVWFVGD
- a CDS encoding S8 family serine peptidase, producing the protein MATVSALVAATLVGLPSAAPSAAVPVQEAAAMGAYVVVLHDSARGQLDAIVKEHRARYGEVTGFVYRHALVGYSARIPNSQVSRLQNDPRVEMVAPDRPVHATQQRLSIGVDRVDGDVSSTRSGNGSGSVDAGVAILDSGIDLDHPDLNVAGGVNCVNRGKPPQDDQGHGTGVAGIVGAKDNDADTVGVAPGARLYAVKVLNTRLAGNDSRIVCGLDWVAQHAQGSNINVVNMSLAGISPDDGNCGRTKRDVLHLAVCKVNEAGVTVVVAAGNDSTDFANTSPANYNEVLTVTAMQDADGQPGGLGTIAPGCQTTVPYDDAATDFSNFTTIGSADAAHTIAAPGLCLRTTALIDGPGGGNVIWFGGTSFSSPHVAGTAALCITTSCAGMTPAQVIAKLRADAAAQPASYGFTGDPHTPIDNRYYGYLDYAGKY
- a CDS encoding STAS domain-containing protein, giving the protein MDIAVSAGPSLRWAVITVSGELDIDTAADLRQALAAAVTVYEETVIDLAGVDFCDCAGIGTLVAAGEPGPPPRPPAARAPHPRPPAATAALHPHPPGRQRSVPPGIGPAGTPRGGPGRAVA